In Halobaculum sp. XH14, a single genomic region encodes these proteins:
- a CDS encoding DUF5789 family protein, protein MADDKQGRDEQADREEERQRERMQEEARTRADEEEPMRGDPGERLDDLDEALKSHDYPATTNELVEAYGEYELETQGGKQSLADVLSSTDDQIYDSAEDVRRRVLGLIGR, encoded by the coding sequence ATGGCAGATGATAAACAGGGCCGAGATGAGCAAGCGGATCGTGAAGAGGAGCGCCAGCGAGAGCGGATGCAAGAGGAGGCACGGACCCGTGCCGATGAAGAAGAGCCGATGCGCGGCGACCCTGGTGAGCGGCTTGATGATCTTGATGAAGCGCTCAAATCTCACGACTATCCAGCCACGACAAATGAGTTGGTTGAGGCCTATGGCGAGTATGAACTTGAAACGCAGGGCGGCAAGCAATCCCTGGCGGACGTACTCTCTTCAACTGATGACCAGATATATGACTCAGCCGAGGACGTTCGCAGACGGGTACTGGGACTCATCGGCCGATAG